The Lolium rigidum isolate FL_2022 chromosome 1, APGP_CSIRO_Lrig_0.1, whole genome shotgun sequence region attatacatgtgttgtgatcttgcatgctctccgttactagtagaggctctggccaagttttttacttttaactccaagagggagtatttatgctcgatagtgggttcatgcccgcattgacaccgggacgagtgacggaaagttctaaggttgtgttgtgctgttgccactagggataaaacattggctatgtccgaggatgtagttgttgattacattatgcaccatacttaatgcaattgtctcgttgttagcaacttaatactggaggggttcggatgataacctcgaaggtggactttttaggcatagatgcggttggatggcggtctatgtactttgtcgtaatgcccaattaaatctcactatacttatcatgtcatgtatgtgcattgttatgccctctctatttgtcaattgcccgactgtaatttgttcacccaacatgcttttatcttatgggagagacacctctagtgaactgtggaccccggtccattctttaatactgaaatacaaatctgctgcaatacttgtttttactattttctctgcaaacaatcatcttccacacaatacggttaatcctttgttacagcaagccggtgagattgacaacctcactcgtttcgttggggcaaggtactttggttgtgttgtgcgggttccacgttggcgccggaatctcggtgttgcgccgcactacatcccgccgccatcaaccttcaacgtgcttcttggctcctcctggttcgataaaccttggtttctttctgagggaaaacttgctgctgtgcgcatcataccttcctcttggggttgcccaacgaacgtgtgaaatacacgccatcagtagatCAGAAAGAAAAGGCTCACCTTAGAGTGGGAACATGTGCTTTGCTATGGGCTATTTGGTCTATCCGGAATGACTTTATTTTTAATATGACAAGCTTCCCATCATTTCTGCAggtaacactactaggaaaaggcctatagctaCACGGGTTACTATCGGCGCTCCAAATTGGGCATGCACTGGTACTAAATACTGTTGGCACTCCAAATTAGACATGCACCAGTGCTAAATAGTGGTGTGCCGGCGGTAACCTATGGTATGTACGGAAAaccggccctcttcctcttctccttcctcacttTCCCCTCCTTCTCGTCCTTCCCTCCTTTTTCCTCCTCCTTTTCTGCGCACCGAGGAGCTCCAACTATGATGACATGGACGAActtgtactcctcctcctccacctctggcctcctcctcctcctccacctccggcctcctcctcctccactggtgGCCTCCTctagccttctcctcctcctcctcctcctcctcctcctccactggtgGCCTCCtccagccttctcctcctcctctggtggcctcctcctccaccacctccggtggcctcctcctcctcctccactggtgGCCTCCTCcaaccttctcctcctcttctggtggcctcctcctccaccacctccggtctCCTCCTCCACCTACACCGCAcctccgggcctcctcctcccaccCTCCTACACCAGCGCGACAACAACAACACGGAGGGCCACGGCCACAGATTTCAAGGTCGAGCCCGAGCCCGATCTAGATCTAAATCTAGATCgttttttttatttcaaaaaaatacCTCGCACCAGCTTGGTGCGCCGGAAATAAATCATGTTACCACCGGTGCACCTGGCTGGTACGCCGACAATAAGGCATTACCACCGGCCTGCTCCCACCAGCGCACGGTGTTGCGCCGAGGATAAGCCAAAATGCTGCATCGGCGGTAGGGGTTTCCTTAGTAGTGTAATTCCTTTGGCCACCCATTGAAATTATATGTGGACTTATCTCTAGCAgccagaggagctccaagacatggATATTAGACGCAACCGCTCGGTTGCACGCGATATGTACAACCAATTTGGTTGACGATTTGATAGAAGATTAACATATTGATGCCAAGCCGCAGCATGCTACTTCAGTTTTTTAGATGGCTTATCCATATCTCGACGCTATCCAATTCATGAGTTGTAATAAGTACTGTACCTTTTTCGGTGATACTCTTCTAAAACTTCaaataatttttaaatttttaatagAAGACCATATGCATTGATTGATGCAGAGGTTTGggctttctttttggatttttttagaGAGGACAATCCCTAAAAGAGCAAAAAAATCCTGCGCTTCGATGTATGCACATATATGCTCATTTTATACATACATTGAAGCACGGGCTTCAGAGGTGTGATGGTATCTACGCCGATGATGCGGCGATGTTCATTAAGCATGTCGAATTAGAGTTATCTTCTGCAAGAGAACTTCGTTGCTTTGGCAATGCATCTGGCCATGAACACGAGTACAGCCAACCTTTCGGTGCCAAACAATGGTGTTTTCATGTAATTATTTGGGTTTACCTCTGTCTCCCAAAGCCCTCTGCAAGTATGATGATCACATACTTATGATGACCACAGATTCACAGTATTACCGTATGCTCTCTCTGGACTTACCGCCATGGGTGATCAAGTGCATACCCAAAATCTGCCGGGAGATGCAAGACGCGGACACTGTTTGGTGGCATGGGAACAGCCGAACAGGACTACAAGCCGAAACATGGCATACACAAAAAAACTCGACCAGGACTTGATCTGGCTTGTAGTCTCAACTCTGTAAATTGCACTCTTTTCCAGTCTTAATGTGAAGGCATGCAGTCATTTGCATGTTCTTGAGAAAAGAATGCAAATCACAGTGGTAATGCAGCTGTAACCCCATGAGGTCCCGTCCTGGAATCTAATCGCATGAGTTTCTTTTGGGAGCATGCATGCGACAATGCAAGAGCGCGAACATTGATAGACCCCAACTTCAGTTAAATGATGATGAAAAGATAAGTAACATGACGAACAGCAGATTTGCCAACGACTCGCTCTAAATTTCTAATGTTCAACTTAGACGACCCAGATGCTCTAGCTAGAACTATCAGCCACTGCTACTGCTGCTCGAGCTGCTGGTAATGCGGCTCCATGGGCGTGAGAGGAGATAGTAGAACGCGTAGAACGCGCGACCCCCGCGTCTGAACGCGTCCTCCATGCCAATGCCGTCGGCGACCATGCTGTCGTAGAGGTTCTCCAGGACCCCCGTGACCTCGGCAAGGGCCCTGTTGCAGGACCGGAACGACAACAAGGTCCTCTCGTCAGCCATCGGAGATAGTGTCCAGCTCGCGAGGCTCGCCATGTCGCTGCGGGGAGGGATGCCGCGGCGCTTCTTCGCGCCACCGGCCTTGCCGCGCGCCGACCTAGCAGCTGCTGCTGCAGCGGCGGCCCGCTTCCCGAGCCAAAACCTCGCGGTGGTGGCGTGGAACTGGAACTTCCGGCGCGGCGGACGAGACATCGATGCCGCTCCGGTGGCTCAAGCTCGGTTGGAGAGGAGATGAACCTGCACAAACCAAAGACATGAGGAACCGAGCCGTGTTCTGAACTGAAACGCGAGAAATGCGAAGCATTCTAGCATATTGTCACCTCTGGATCGATGGATGGATAGTGTCGTACTCATTTACCGTCACAGTTCGACACGAGGGAACGAGGGAACGAATTTCCTACCACCAGTACGCGGGAGACCGATAGAGAATTAATTCTGGACACGGCATACTCCCGATCGGTCTAATTCCCTGCGCGCGACCTTTCATTAACTAAGGAACGACTCTTTTTTTTTGTTAGTGAGCGCGCGACCGATCGGTTCAACTCCATGCGTAGAGGATTAGGAATAGACATGGCCTAGGAATAGACGATTGGCTAGTTCTCCTCTGTTCCTAATCTCTGCGTTTTGCCGGTGCCGTCCGTGCCTGCCCCTGTGTCTAAATGTCCAATCTAATTCTTGACTTATTCTTTTGATTAAGGTTCTAATTTGATATGAAAAAAATCATCATTATAGGTGTTATAATGCCAAAACAATTTTCGGGCGCtgcggaaaagaaaaagagaaggctAATCAGTCTATTGAATGGCAAAGAGGTGTTTTCAGCTAGAAGTGTTGATGTCAACAACAATAATCGAAGGCAAATATCTGATCCGAGACAAGACGATGATGATAATATAGACGGAGATCTTGACTATACATGTGATTGTAGCCTCGGCTGAAAGAAATTTCTCTGAATTGAAGCTATTGAAAACTGTTTTAGGTCAACCATGTTGGAAGACAAATTGAATGGATTGGCTACATGTTGTATATCTTAGACAACATTGACCTTGAAATTGTTCTTGATATTTTGCATCTAGGAATGCGTGAAAAAGTTTTTTTGTAAATCATTGAAGCGTAATTGTCGATGGAGTCATTGTAATTTGTTTTTTATTTAAACTAATAAAACTAGTAGAAAATACGTGTTATATttttaccattttattattatttctatCGCAAATATACGTACATATATTAGTCTGAAGGGGCCCATTTTTCGACTTCGCCCAAGGGCCCCCAAAAACATAGGGCCGGCCCTGGTTTTTACCCACCGGATACCTAGCTAATGGATACCCATTGCCATCCAATTCAAAAGGGAGGTGGACACATGGGTGAAGGATAAAGCAAATCAGCTGAGAAGCTTCATGCCGTCTTGGCTGTTTTTTGGCGGGTAAAAGAAAATTTATTGAACGTGGGGGTTAATAATTTGATCATGTTGGTGTGCCTGCAAAACAACATCAGAACCCGAGCCTAACTAAAGATCATCGTGTCTTTCTAACGGGCTGCCCTAGGTAGAGCTCGCGCGTCAGGGATGAAATGAGCGCTCAGTTTTTAACTAattctttttttcatttttggcaaAATTTGAACTCTAGTGGAGCTTATTGAGGGaaagttttgcatgcatgtagaaacagacgaatttgatgacataagcgagaatctttccgaatttgaaaatttaaaacgttttatctcacaaacgacaactctgatttaagatctgttttcactTATGAATcggtctcgtcgagatcttcaaaactagcacccatgttaatatgtttcgacgatttttttttcgggctaaaagttatcaatcatttctatttgaataatcaaccccccgtaattgagtgatcaacggtaaatgtatagaaTTATCAACCTGATGCAGACTATTTAGAAAaaattctgcatgcatgcacgaaATAGGCGaatttgctgatgtcagcggaatcttttccaaattcgaaaattcaaaatgttttaactttcaaacgacaacttcaaattaagatccgctttcaccaataaattcgtctcgacgagatattcaaaactagcacccatattaatatgtttcgacaaactttttttctggctaaaagttatcaaccctttctatttgaataatcaactccTCCGTATTTGAGTGataaacggtaaatgtataaaattatcaacctggtgcagattattgagaaaaagttctgcatgcatgcacaaaatagacgaatttgctgatgtcagcggagtcttttccaaatttataaattcaaaatgttttaactttgaaacgacaactccaaattaagatccgctttcaccaataaatccgtctcgacgagatcttgaaaactagcacccatgttgatatgtttcgagaaactttttttcgggctaaaagttatcaagtctctatatttgaataatcaacaccttcgtatttgagtgatcaacggtaaatgtataaaattatcaacccagtGCAAGTATTGAGGAAAAGTTTCGCATGtacgcacaaatagacgaatctactGATGTCGacgaaatcttttccaaatttgaaaattcaaaacgttttaactttcaaacaacaactccaaattaagattcgctttcaccaataaacccgtctcgacgagatcttcaaaactagcacccatgttgatatgtttcgagaatttttttttcgggctaaaagttatcaagcctctctgttttgaataatcaacccctccgtacttgagtgatcaacgataAATGTATAAAActatcaaccccaaagttaattttatgttaaacattttagcgaatattttttagtttagaagctatcagcccggtgtcctgttatttatcaacagtaactataaataactaccaaccctaaaaatctaactttatttcgaatattttggcgactctttttagtttacaagttatcaacccggtgctccgttatttatcaatggtaattataaaaaaactaccaaccctaaaaagtatttaatttagaatattttagcgaacatttttttattttacaagctatcaacctggtgcctcgttatttatcaactgtaaatataaaataaataataaccctaaaaagtatttcatttagaataatttagcgactctcttttagtttacaagctatcaacccggtgacccactatttatcaatggtaaatataaataaatgtcaaccctaaaaatttaatttaatttaaaatatgtagcgactctttttttatttacaagttatcaacccggtgccccgttatttatcaacggtaaatataaatacctagcaacactaaaaagtaaatttcatttagaattttttagcaacttttgttagcttataacttaaaatagtacttaatttgagtagcaagtggtagttcatttgagttgcaagtggatcttcccacccgttattcccccccccttaaaaaccactggcccgaaaaagggaattataaaaattaatccaaaaaaacatgaattaccgtacgaaataacaacataaagggaattgcaaaaaagagaattgtcaaaagggaattgaaaataaagagaattgaaagtatgcgtcgtgctgaaaaaaaagagcgagatgctctgtgcatgcatgcagcaacTTGTGAGAGCTAGCCTCATGCtaaaaagttggctcattaaatgcaaacccatgagatactttatgcatgcatgcagtgtgaactcTTGGCTGTATGCAACTTGCAAGTGGGAACgtgagctgttagtgtgaacacaaaGCTACATGTGAACGTAATTAAATACTACAAGACAAAAAGGGAATTGATTTCGCGCATGGCGCGAGCGCTGCCGCGCCAAGAAAAATGATCGCTCCAACGAtcgattgccagggaggggattcgGGTTCTAACCATTGTACTTTGAAAGATCATGGTTACCCTAACCTGCGACCATTCCACTTTTACAAAGACACAATCACGTTCTTTCTTGTCTTGGCCGTGTTTATTTATCATCGATCAAACAAACATGAattgtttttcatttttgggTTCTTACCACATATATCTTTTTTACTCTAAACTTGTACTTTATTGACGTGGTGAGCCAAAGCTTTTGGTTTTGTTTCCGAAATAATATTCCCTCAGCTCAAATGCAAAACCTTTTAGCTTCTTGTAGATTCACTTATTTTGCTGCTTCTTTAGTTTACTTTGAGTGCATAGATTTACCCATTTTAATAATTTGCATCttattttaaaatatataaaaGCTCTCATAAAGGCAGTAATAATATCGGTCGACACACACACACCTTCAATCTCCAGGCTTAGAAGCAGCGGCAATCTGGACGCACATAGCACAGCGTCTCACGGAGCATTTCTTATTCCACGACATACACCACGCGCTGCTCCAGTTCAACAGCAACTTAGTTCCATGCCGGCCGCCGCCTAGCAACACACCAGTAGACAGTAGTACGTGTGGAGGTCGATCTAGAGGTTGAACATGACCTTGATGGCGTCGCGTCCGCGGGCGCTGACCTCgaacgcctcctccacctccgtctgCGAGAACCCGAACCTGTGCGTGATGAGCGGCTTGACGTCGATCTTGCCGCTGCGCAGGAAGTCGAGGCACAGCGGCCAGGTGTCCTTGTACCGGAATATCCCCACCACGTCCACCTCCCGGATCGCCGCCGAGGTCAGCGGCACCGTCATCTCGTTGTGGCCCATCCCCACCAGGCACACCCTCCCGCCGGGCCGCGTCGCCTCCAGCGCCGTCGACATGGTCTTGCTGAACCCGGCGCAGTCCAGGCTCACGTCGATGTCCCCGCCCATCGCCGCCTGGATCAGCTCGATCTCCCCGGCGAGGTCATCCGTGCTCGTGGAGACCTTCACCGTGGCGTCCGCGCCCAGGGACTTGGCCACGGAGAGCCGGTGCTCGTCCACGTCGGCGATGACGATCCTTGGCGCGCCGAAGGCCCGCGCGGACAGCATGGTCACCAGGCCGATCGGCCCCGCGCCCATGATCAGCACGTTCTTCTCCGCGCCGACGTCGGCGCGCCGGCACGCGTGCACGCCCACGCTCAGCGGCTCGCACATGGCGCCCTCCTCCAGGCTCACGTTGTCGGGCAGCTTGAAGCACAGGTCGCCTGGGTGCACGATCTACCCTCACAGTTTCCACCACAGCGTTACATCACATATGCATTGGTCGATACCTCAATCAAGAACAACAACCGAACAATGATCCGTGGTGTGTACCTGGTCGGCGAGCGATCCGTGGTACGGCGGGGTGGCGAAGAACTTCATGTCGTCGCAGAGGTTGTAGCGCCCACCCTTGCAGTGCCTGCAGCGCCAGCAGCTGATGCCGGGCTCCAGCGCCACGCGGTCGCCCACCGCGAGGTGCTTCACGCCGCCACCAACTTCCTCGATGATGCCGGCGCACTCGTGACCGATCACCATCGGCTCCTTCACCACGAAATGTGCGATGCGCATCTCCTGCAAATCGAGCAGATGTAAACAGTTTTAGCTGAAAGCAAGAACAGTCTGAACAGAGTGCTCTGGCAGACTGAAGTATTTGTTAGGAGCTAATAGATCATTGCACAACGCCCAAATATGATCCGTGGAATAAACTTCCTGCACAATGAATGTAGAAACAAGAAACTGCAGGGTGGATGAAGGATAAGATCACCTTGAGGTAATGCACATCGCTGCCACAGATGCCAACCGCCTTCATCCGGACCCGAACGTCATAAGGACCTGACAAGGTATCTTAACTTAGTGTCGTTTCATTCCAGCATGTTGTAAGAACTAACATCGCCATTCCATCACAGGTCACTGCACATATGAATCAGCTAAATACATGTCTGCTGTCTGGAGTGTAAGCCTCTGGTGCTAACAAAGAAGGAAGTTTATGCTACAGGCATGTAAGCTGTGACTCAAATTCAAGAGCTGCCTTGTGGTTTGGGTGATATTCTCGAACTGAAAATGCTATTCCTATCAGAGTAACACGAACAAGAGAAATTTCCTCAAACGGGGAAGGAAGATCCCCATGTTTTAACAGACTGAAGGAATAGGCATTATACAATATAGTGCGCCACAAAAGCGATACTATCGATAAGGTGTTGGAAAATTTCCCACCAAACGTGGATTTTAGAAGAAGTCTCATCGGTCCCAGACAAACCTCTTGGCAGGAATTGTTACAGCGTCTTGAGTTAGTTCAATTGATGCAGGAACCGGATGTATTTCGATGGAATCTTATCGGGAATGGTTCATTCTCagtggcttccatgtacaatgctcTCATTCAGTCTGAGTAACCGGTCGATAACAATTCCAAAATctagaagatgaagataccattgagAACTAAAATCTTTGcctggtatcttcgtcgggggtaattcttactaaggataatcttgccaaacgcaactggcatggaagtaaaaagtgtgtcttctgtctattaaacacttattcttccaatgtaagttagctaggtctatatggtcagccgtccaaatagggtttaccttatacccaccacatAGTGTTGCCAATTTATTTGACAACTGGCTTAATGGGGTGGATGTTAGGTTTAAACGTCTTATTAAGATGGGAGCAATTGCaattatttggtcgctatggctatgcagaaatgacaagatttttaataacATTTCTTCTTCATTTTTGCAGGTCTTTGCACAGCTATACTTCATTTATGGAACCACTGCAGCGTGTGGAGCACCGGgatctctttacggaggtgtcttcacggttggaggatacggcgagagatattttctcccaacatgggtggcagcgtgactTTCGGCTAGATCCTTCTAGCTAGTCTTTTATTGTTCTTGCTTTTCTCTTTGAACACCTTTGTGGTTTTGTAACGGTTTATTGTGCGGCTATGTGCATCTTAATTATGCAGAAATCGGGTCTATTGTGCAAGTAATAAAGTGCCATTTTCGAAAAAACATCCCCTTCTTTTTCCGATGCCTTTTTTGCTCTTATGCCACAGATGTCAATTACAGTCTGGAAACTGAACTTGAATTGGTTCGTctaaaaaaacataattaaaatGTTAAATCTCGACTCTGACTCTCTGAGACAGGCCTTCTTCTCCCACGTCTGCCATGTGCATAGCAGACAGGATAATCTAAAAAAGAGTGTGACTTGGCAGTGCTACCTAGATTTCAGAACTACTCCGATGGATCGGTCGGCACAGAAACTGATCGGATTGACCCCGAATTAGTAGCAAAGGATAACGAAGATTTCTACAGCAGAGCCAGTCGATTTACTTGGCGAAAATCAGCAACGAACAAAGAAGGTTGGGAAGGCACAAACCTAGCGGCGGGAGCTTGAAGGGCATGATCTTGAGGGTGTCCTTCGCCACCAGCCAGGCCGCCATGTTCTCCCCCTCGCCACCGGCcacggccgccggcgccgcctcgccTTTCCCTCCCTTCCCCATCTCTTCTTGTTTCTCTCCCCCTCACCGTCACAGGCTCACAGTATATTCAGAGCAGGTGAGGTGAGTGATGCGACGACTATAGGGAGGAGTGACGCCGATGCGATGCAGCCATATATCCTGCCGAGCGATGCTTATCGTGTGGACGCCGACAGAGGGAATTGATACTCTTTTCGGATCAGGTCGCCACCGGCCTTGTCGCGACTACGCCGAGACTTTCAACAGGTCCAGTGACTCTGCGAGTGAGGAGCAATCAGGCACACAATAAAAACACAAAGATTATTATTTTATGGAGACAAACGGTGTGATCATCAGTTTTCTGTAGGAAGTGTGTGATCATTGGAGCGATACGCGTCACAGACTCACAGTGGATAGCAGGCTAGCAGTATGAGTGTCGTATCGCTCTCGAGCTGGATATCATATCAGGGCACGCCTTCTCTTTGGGCCACATTTTTTTGCTTTCGCATCGAGAAACTTCTTTTTCTTTAAGAACCGTCGAGAAATCTTGTGTgaggtgtaagagcatctccccaGCAGGCGCGCTAAATCTTGGCGCTGTAAAAGCGCTTTGCAGCGCGCTCTATTCATGTTTTGCGCGCGAGGATAAATTCACCTCCAGAAGCTCTAAATCTTGGAGCTGTAAAAATCTGTAGTTGTTTTTGCGCGCGCTGTATATATTCACCTACAGCAGAAACTCTAAATCTTGGAGCTGTAAAAATCCGTAGTTGTTTCTGCGCGAGACTTATACAGCGCGCTCTTTCCGGCGCGGTAGATATAGTGCCCGACATAGCGCTTTTGCCTCAAGCTGTATTTTACAGCGCCGGTTGCAGCACCTGTTGGAGCATTATTTTGCGCCCGCGCGCTAAACCTGTCACTTTTTTGGATAC contains the following coding sequences:
- the LOC124697582 gene encoding sorbitol dehydrogenase-like, whose product is MGKGGKGEAAPAAVAGGEGENMAAWLVAKDTLKIMPFKLPPLGPYDVRVRMKAVGICGSDVHYLKEMRIAHFVVKEPMVIGHECAGIIEEVGGGVKHLAVGDRVALEPGISCWRCRHCKGGRYNLCDDMKFFATPPYHGSLADQIVHPGDLCFKLPDNVSLEEGAMCEPLSVGVHACRRADVGAEKNVLIMGAGPIGLVTMLSARAFGAPRIVIADVDEHRLSVAKSLGADATVKVSTSTDDLAGEIELIQAAMGGDIDVSLDCAGFSKTMSTALEATRPGGRVCLVGMGHNEMTVPLTSAAIREVDVVGIFRYKDTWPLCLDFLRSGKIDVKPLITHRFGFSQTEVEEAFEVSARGRDAIKVMFNL